The Streptomyces achromogenes genome window below encodes:
- a CDS encoding FadR/GntR family transcriptional regulator: MSLTDRAIEQIRELIRTGALPPGSKLPPEPDLAAQLGLSRNLAREAVKALAVARILEVRRGDGTYVTSLQPSLLLEGLGGAVELLQTDSAALQDLMEVRRLLEPVATALAATRISDAQLGEVERHLDAMRVARDDVELLNAHDAAFHRAVVAATGNESLLALLEGVSGRTLRARIWRGLVDDQAGGRTLAEHEAIFKALTARDATLSQAAALMHVSTTEGWLREHLRTEGAPGAGGTAA; the protein is encoded by the coding sequence CGAGCAGATCCGTGAGCTCATCCGCACCGGCGCTCTGCCCCCGGGGTCGAAGCTCCCGCCGGAACCGGACCTGGCCGCCCAGCTCGGACTCTCCCGCAACCTCGCCCGCGAGGCGGTCAAGGCACTGGCCGTGGCCCGGATCCTGGAGGTCCGGCGCGGCGACGGCACCTATGTGACCAGCCTGCAGCCGAGCCTGCTCCTGGAGGGGCTCGGCGGGGCGGTGGAGCTGCTGCAGACCGACTCGGCCGCCCTGCAGGACCTCATGGAGGTGCGACGGCTTCTCGAACCGGTGGCCACCGCACTGGCCGCGACCCGGATCTCGGACGCTCAACTGGGCGAGGTGGAGCGGCACTTGGACGCCATGCGGGTAGCCCGCGACGACGTCGAACTGCTCAACGCGCACGACGCGGCGTTCCACCGCGCCGTCGTGGCCGCCACCGGCAACGAGTCACTGCTCGCTCTGCTCGAGGGCGTCTCCGGCCGCACGCTGCGCGCTCGCATCTGGCGCGGCCTGGTCGACGACCAGGCTGGGGGCCGCACGCTCGCCGAGCACGAGGCGATCTTCAAGGCGCTGACCGCCCGCGACGCCACCCTCAGCCAGGCCGCCGCCCTGATGCACGTGAGCACCACCGAAGGGTGGCTGAGGGAGCACCTGCGCACGGAGGGCGCCCCCGGAGCGGGCGGTACGGCCGCCTGA